One part of the Hydra vulgaris chromosome 01, alternate assembly HydraT2T_AEP genome encodes these proteins:
- the LOC100213774 gene encoding monocarboxylate transporter 10: MSSLTESENNNNKEPQQPDGGFGWVIVIAAFSIQFIVLGIMNNFGLLFAMLLEEFHGTKTQTAWVGSITYGLMFLSGPIATSLCQRLGCRTVAALGGVVAALATLTASFSKNLSHMYLTEGLLFGIGASLCYFPSVLILPHYFRKRLSLVNGIVSCGSGVGTMALGPILNFINESYGWRVSNRLTSVLLLCTSGVSFLYRPIISSPSPNNYKQPLFDFSIFQNKAFIVFTFALFIFMLAYFVPFVHLTQMAIEYGIPLKKASFLIGVMSIASTVGRLFFGHIADSNRVNRLYVYQIALLGIGVSNALCPIMVTFPALLVYCCLFGFFEGCYVCQVAVITGDIVGYDRMAVGVGTLFGIKSIPLTLGAPLAGFIYDKSHSYHVAFYVAGAIPTIASCIMFLIPFLMPPPDHKFWIRKTSVSNKSNLISSEEENSFVKNQETHDLIDKTSASLFRSLNFAHLGLEKRVVFKNSESIASFGSMIITPVVKNKSSELLVIERLTVV, from the exons ATGTCATCATTAACTGAATcagaaaacaacaataataaagaGCCTCAACAACCAGACGGAGGATTCGGATGGGTTATAGTAATTGCCGCTTTTTCGATTCAGTTCATCGTGTTGGGAATAATGAACAATTTTGGTTTGCTATTTGCTATGCTTCTAGAAGAATTTCATGGAACTAAAACTCAAACAG caTGGGTTGGCTCAATAACATACGGTCTTATGTTTCTTTCCGGACCAATTGCCACATCTTTATGTCAAAGACTTGGATGTCGAACAGTGGCTGCTCTAGGTGGGGTTGTTGCAGCACTTGCAACATTAACagcatctttttcaaaaaatttgagcCACATGTATTTAACGGAAggacttttatttggaattggAGCTAGCCTTTGTTATTTTCCTTCCGTTTTAATTTTGCCGCATTACTTTAGGAAGCGTTTGTCTTTAGTCAATGGCATTGTTTCATGCGGATCGGGAGTTGGTACAATGGCTTTAGGaccaattttaaactttattaatgaAAGTTATGGTTGGAGAGTATCTAATCGTCTAACTTCAGTTTTGTTATTATGCACATCTGGAGTGAGTTTTTTATACCGGCCAATAATATCATCGCCATCCCCTAACAACTACAAACAACCGCTATTTGATTTCTCAATATTTCAGAACAAAGCttttattgtatttacatttgctttgttcatttttatgttGGCTTATTTTGTTCCATTTGTGCATTTG ACTCAGATGGCTATTGAGTATGGTATTCCGTTAAAAAAAGCATCTTTTCTTATTGGTGTTATGTCCATAGCATCAACAGTTGGTCGATTGTTTTTTGGTCATATAGCTGACAGTAACCGTGTAAATAGACTCTATGTTTATCAGATAGCACTGCTTGGTATTGGTGTTTCTAACGCTTTATGTCCAATTATGGTTACGTTTCCAGCTCTATTAGTTTATTGCtgtttatttggtttttttgagGGATGTTATGTGTGTCAGGTTGCAGTTATAACAGGAGATATTGTTGGATATGATCGCATGGCAGTGGGTGTGGGAACACTTTTTGGGATTAAATCAATACCCCTTACTTTAGGAGCTCCGCTTGCag GGTTCATTTACGATAAATCTCATTCATATCACGTTGCTTTTTATGTTGCTGGAGCTATTCCTACAATTGCTTCatgtattatgtttttaattccatttttgaTGCCACCTCCGGATCATAAGTTTTGGATTCGTAAAACTTCAGTATCTAACAAATCTAATCTGATATCGTCGGAAGAAGAaaactcttttgttaaaaatcaagAAACTCATGACCTAATAGACAAAACATCAGCGTCATTATTCCGATCACTAAACTTTGCTCATTTAGGCCTTGAAAAAcgagtagtttttaaaaattctgagaGCATCGCATCTTTTGGTTCCATGATAATTACGCCTGTGGTAAAGAACAAAAGTTCTGAACTTTTGGTT